In the Candidatus Neomarinimicrobiota bacterium genome, one interval contains:
- the smpB gene encoding SsrA-binding protein SmpB has protein sequence MAEEKKIISTNRKAFHDYHIFEKFEAGLQLTGSEVKGLREGRGNLKDAYAAFRDSELFLTGMHVGPYSHTGHEGHDPYRERKLLLHRREIRKLARQVSAKGYTIVPLRVYFQGGWAKVEIALAKGKRSYDKKTAIAERDRDRAMERELKGKKRA, from the coding sequence ATGGCTGAGGAAAAAAAGATCATATCGACCAATCGGAAAGCGTTTCACGACTACCACATTTTTGAGAAGTTTGAAGCGGGACTCCAGCTTACTGGTAGCGAAGTGAAAGGATTGAGAGAAGGGCGTGGGAATCTCAAAGATGCATACGCGGCTTTTCGCGACAGTGAACTGTTTCTCACGGGGATGCATGTGGGTCCCTACTCGCACACCGGGCATGAGGGTCATGACCCGTATCGTGAGAGGAAACTGCTCCTTCACCGCCGGGAGATAAGAAAGCTCGCCAGACAGGTCTCTGCAAAGGGATATACCATTGTGCCATTGAGGGTCTATTTCCAGGGTGGTTGGGCCAAAGTGGAGATAGCGCTGGCCAAAGGGAAGAGGAGTTATGACAAGAAAACCGCCATCGCCGAGCGCGACAGGGATCGGGCGATGGAGCGTGAACTCAAGGGAAAGAAGCGGGCATAA
- the tyrS gene encoding tyrosine--tRNA ligase, whose product MTTFRSVREQMDLIRRGTHEIISEEELEKRLRESLNTGVPLVVKLGCDPSQPDLHLGHAVVLRKLRHFQDLGHQAVLVIGDFTAMIGDPSGRNKTRPQISAQETREHGKTYVEQASLILDGDRLKIVNNSSWLGEMNFGEVIQLASHYTVARMLERDDFEKRYESGTPISIHEFLYPLAQAMDSIKLRADVELGGTDQKFNLLMARDLQRDFDQVPQVVVTTPLLEGTDGVQKMSKSYGNYIGVGESTQEMYGKTMSIPDELILRYFELATDVSGRELRSIEKKLKDPSLNPRDLKRRLAREIVTLYHSEEKAREAEAEFQLIFVQKSIPEDVDSFEAEASPINIVQLLFQSGLASSRGEARRLIQQGAVDVDGKKVTHITTEVELEKERIIKVGKRRFLRVSI is encoded by the coding sequence ATGACAACCTTTCGGTCTGTACGCGAGCAGATGGATCTTATTCGTCGAGGTACCCACGAGATCATATCTGAGGAGGAACTGGAGAAGAGACTCAGGGAGAGTCTGAATACCGGAGTTCCACTCGTCGTGAAACTTGGATGTGATCCGAGCCAACCCGATCTTCACCTGGGTCACGCGGTCGTTCTGCGGAAGCTGAGGCATTTTCAGGATCTTGGACACCAGGCCGTTCTGGTGATAGGGGATTTTACTGCGATGATCGGAGATCCTTCGGGCAGGAATAAGACTCGACCCCAGATTTCCGCGCAAGAAACAAGGGAACACGGGAAAACCTACGTGGAGCAGGCCTCTCTGATTCTCGATGGGGACAGGCTGAAAATCGTGAACAATTCCAGCTGGCTCGGTGAAATGAATTTCGGAGAGGTCATCCAGCTGGCCAGTCACTACACGGTGGCACGTATGTTGGAAAGGGATGATTTTGAGAAAAGGTATGAAAGCGGCACACCCATTTCAATCCACGAATTTCTCTATCCCCTTGCTCAGGCGATGGACTCCATAAAACTCAGAGCGGATGTTGAACTGGGGGGCACGGATCAGAAATTCAATCTTCTTATGGCCCGAGATCTTCAGAGGGACTTTGACCAGGTTCCTCAGGTCGTTGTTACGACTCCCCTTCTGGAAGGAACGGACGGTGTGCAAAAGATGTCCAAGTCGTACGGTAACTACATCGGTGTGGGGGAAAGCACCCAGGAAATGTATGGGAAGACCATGTCCATCCCGGATGAACTCATTCTCCGCTATTTTGAGCTGGCGACCGATGTTTCCGGGAGGGAACTCCGTTCCATTGAGAAGAAGCTCAAGGATCCGTCTCTCAACCCTAGAGACCTGAAGCGGCGTCTGGCTCGAGAAATCGTCACCCTCTATCATTCTGAAGAAAAGGCCAGGGAAGCCGAGGCTGAATTCCAGCTGATTTTTGTTCAGAAGAGCATCCCGGAAGATGTGGACAGTTTCGAAGCGGAAGCCAGTCCCATTAATATTGTTCAACTTCTGTTCCAGTCGGGACTCGCCAGTTCGAGGGGAGAAGCTCGCCGCCTCATTCAACAGGGGGCGGTGGATGTGGATGGTAAGAAAGTCACTCACATCACCACGGAAGTGGAGTTGGAGAAGGAACGGATCATCAAGGTGGGAAAAAGACGCTTCCTTAGAGTATCAATCTAG
- a CDS encoding M3 family metallopeptidase produces MMEKSKSLLFFIILGCSLMLSSCVPSARKQKEVAPPVPTRPNPLLHGFNEVIRFGELQEGDITEATEVAFSEAESILEGIISIPDDARTFENTMLRIDDIHHAVEMVWSPASLLGSTHPVEVIRNEGDSSSIRFEKLLNNLAVNEDLYGAVMAYSETEEAKSLDGHRKKYLLETIRDFQRSGFGLGKERREEVRRIQNELSVVVLEFSRNFSEYHDTLVIAGDVSEGLPESYLMERFREDSTYAINMSYPSYFPFMKYAKSDSAREKLSYKFLNRARNENLSLLDEMLRLRSRMAAVLDYDTFAEYRTEDRMAKDPVAVWQFEKDLHQHMLEKAEMDYQQMLNMKSEITGDSATMIHPWEKRYYENQLLLTEYAVDEEQVKQYFEIGNVIDGLFAITQRLFGLDYREVPNPSVWHEDVRMFEVFAGESMELSSQGSLSDTPAPDVEGTPRGELIGRFYLDLFPRADKYQHAAAFSVVIGKMLLDGYQKPAYALVCNFPRPADQQPSLLPHGDVETFFHEFGHLLHGILTGSALIGQAGTAVERDFVEAPSQMLENWVWNKESLSLFAKHYETGEPIPEELIDRMLSAKNLNSGTKALQQIFYGMLDFSLHDGYDPQGEETTTDVMKDLQNEITLFPYQEDTHFQASFGHLHGYAASYYGYMWSLVYAQDMFSVFEDNGVLDPETGMKFRQVVLERGGSVDPLEMVQEFLGREPNNRAFLRSLGLPVSDEAVAE; encoded by the coding sequence ATGATGGAAAAATCTAAATCACTTCTGTTCTTCATAATCCTCGGATGCTCACTCATGCTATCTTCATGCGTCCCCTCTGCAAGAAAACAGAAGGAAGTCGCGCCTCCGGTTCCGACGCGTCCCAATCCGCTGCTCCACGGCTTCAACGAAGTGATCCGGTTCGGAGAACTTCAAGAAGGAGATATAACGGAGGCGACCGAGGTGGCTTTTTCTGAGGCAGAATCGATATTGGAAGGGATCATATCGATTCCTGATGATGCCAGAACATTTGAGAACACCATGTTGAGAATTGATGATATCCACCATGCGGTGGAGATGGTGTGGAGTCCCGCCTCCCTTCTGGGTTCCACCCACCCTGTTGAAGTAATCAGGAATGAAGGGGATTCCAGCAGCATTCGATTTGAGAAGCTCCTGAATAATCTTGCCGTCAATGAGGACCTTTACGGTGCTGTCATGGCATATTCTGAAACAGAGGAAGCGAAGTCACTCGACGGTCACAGAAAGAAATATCTCCTGGAAACAATCAGGGACTTCCAACGGAGCGGCTTCGGTCTGGGCAAGGAGAGACGGGAAGAGGTGCGGAGAATACAGAATGAACTTTCCGTGGTCGTTCTTGAATTCAGTAGGAATTTCAGTGAATACCATGACACCCTTGTGATTGCTGGGGACGTGTCGGAAGGGTTGCCAGAGTCGTATTTAATGGAAAGGTTTCGGGAAGACAGTACTTATGCCATAAATATGTCTTATCCATCCTATTTTCCGTTCATGAAATACGCCAAATCCGACAGCGCAAGAGAGAAGCTCAGCTACAAGTTCCTGAACAGGGCGAGGAACGAAAATCTGTCTCTCCTGGACGAGATGCTCCGATTGCGCTCCCGAATGGCGGCCGTTCTGGACTATGACACTTTCGCTGAATATCGTACGGAAGACCGGATGGCCAAAGATCCTGTTGCCGTGTGGCAGTTTGAGAAGGATCTCCACCAGCACATGCTGGAAAAAGCAGAAATGGACTACCAGCAGATGCTGAACATGAAAAGTGAGATTACCGGGGATTCGGCCACCATGATACATCCCTGGGAGAAACGGTACTATGAGAATCAACTTCTTCTCACAGAATATGCCGTGGATGAAGAGCAGGTAAAACAGTATTTTGAAATCGGCAATGTCATTGATGGATTGTTTGCCATCACCCAACGCCTCTTTGGTCTTGACTACCGGGAAGTTCCGAATCCTTCCGTCTGGCATGAGGATGTGAGAATGTTCGAAGTTTTCGCGGGTGAGTCGATGGAACTGTCATCTCAAGGATCCCTTTCGGACACCCCCGCACCGGACGTGGAGGGGACGCCGCGGGGTGAGCTAATCGGCCGTTTCTACCTTGACCTTTTTCCTCGAGCGGACAAATACCAGCACGCAGCTGCGTTCAGTGTGGTCATCGGGAAGATGCTTCTCGACGGCTATCAAAAACCGGCATACGCTCTTGTATGCAATTTCCCCAGACCTGCCGATCAACAACCGTCGCTTTTACCCCACGGCGATGTGGAGACCTTTTTTCACGAATTCGGACATCTGCTTCATGGCATATTGACAGGTTCGGCTCTCATCGGTCAGGCAGGCACCGCAGTTGAACGCGATTTTGTCGAGGCTCCTTCCCAGATGCTTGAGAACTGGGTTTGGAACAAGGAATCGCTATCCTTATTCGCGAAGCACTATGAGACGGGTGAACCGATTCCCGAGGAGCTGATTGACCGAATGCTTAGCGCAAAGAATTTGAACTCCGGAACGAAGGCACTCCAGCAGATTTTCTACGGCATGCTCGATTTTTCCCTTCATGACGGATACGATCCTCAGGGCGAGGAGACAACCACAGATGTCATGAAAGACCTTCAGAATGAAATCACATTGTTTCCATACCAGGAGGACACGCATTTCCAGGCCTCATTCGGTCATCTGCACGGTTACGCGGCGAGCTACTATGGATATATGTGGTCACTCGTTTACGCCCAGGACATGTTTTCCGTTTTCGAAGATAACGGTGTGCTGGACCCCGAGACCGGGATGAAGTTCCGGCAAGTCGTCCTCGAAAGGGGTGGATCAGTGGATCCTCTTGAAATGGTACAGGAATTCCTGGGCAGAGAGCCCAACAACAGGGCATTTCTAAGGAGTTTAGGTCTCCCGGTGTCCGATGAAGCGGTTGCGGAATGA
- a CDS encoding DegT/DnrJ/EryC1/StrS family aminotransferase, with protein MRKKVTDLALHGGNPVRVEPFPPWPQPTDAMRKNLLRTLDSEKWGVGSEVVQQFEREFARFHHSRFAISTNSGTAALWVALKAAGVKLGDEIIIPAYTFVATASAVLMANAVPVFVDIDGETLNMDPHSAAQAITERTRVILPVHVGGNPAHVEQIGEIAREAGIVMIEDAAQAHGSEWKGRRIGSFGIGGIFSFQTSKNMTAGEGGVIVSDDEDFVNACFSYHNVSRPRGNGGNRQRHLGGNFRLSAIPASLLLAQFDSMEGKMKIRDANAEILETEIDAIPGLTPQKRYPEATRVSRHIYIFMYDGRKFNDATREEFIKALNAEGIPVYPGYGPVYSEGLFVVDETEYPWLEGRNFNSLSLPVTERISRREAVWLRQNCLLGDEEDTLDIVKAIKKVATYYQSLDN; from the coding sequence ATGAGAAAAAAGGTAACTGATCTCGCGCTTCACGGCGGAAATCCCGTGAGAGTGGAGCCATTTCCCCCCTGGCCCCAGCCGACAGATGCCATGCGGAAGAATCTCCTTCGGACTCTCGATAGTGAAAAATGGGGAGTAGGCAGCGAGGTGGTTCAGCAGTTCGAGAGAGAATTTGCACGTTTTCATCATAGCCGATTTGCCATTTCCACAAATTCAGGGACAGCCGCTTTATGGGTGGCCCTGAAGGCGGCGGGAGTGAAACTCGGAGACGAAATCATTATACCTGCTTACACGTTCGTAGCCACGGCCTCGGCTGTTCTGATGGCCAATGCGGTTCCTGTCTTTGTCGATATCGATGGAGAGACTCTCAACATGGATCCCCATTCAGCGGCACAAGCCATTACGGAGAGGACGCGCGTTATTCTCCCCGTGCACGTTGGCGGAAATCCCGCTCACGTTGAGCAGATCGGAGAAATCGCTCGTGAGGCCGGGATTGTCATGATTGAGGATGCCGCCCAGGCCCACGGCTCTGAGTGGAAAGGGAGACGGATAGGTTCTTTTGGAATTGGTGGGATTTTCAGTTTTCAGACCTCCAAGAATATGACTGCGGGCGAAGGGGGCGTCATTGTTTCGGATGATGAGGATTTCGTCAACGCCTGTTTCTCCTATCATAATGTCAGCCGGCCAAGAGGGAATGGAGGAAACAGGCAACGTCACCTTGGGGGCAACTTTCGCCTTTCGGCAATTCCCGCGTCCCTGCTGCTTGCTCAGTTTGACTCGATGGAGGGGAAAATGAAAATCCGGGATGCCAACGCGGAAATCTTGGAAACTGAGATCGACGCTATTCCGGGGCTTACACCGCAGAAGAGATATCCGGAGGCCACGCGTGTTTCCCGCCACATTTACATATTCATGTATGACGGCCGGAAGTTCAATGACGCCACGCGAGAGGAGTTTATCAAGGCTCTGAATGCAGAAGGAATTCCCGTCTATCCGGGATACGGTCCCGTCTATAGTGAGGGGCTTTTTGTGGTTGACGAAACAGAGTATCCCTGGTTGGAAGGTAGGAATTTCAACTCTCTTTCCCTTCCGGTTACCGAAAGAATCAGCAGGCGCGAAGCTGTCTGGCTGAGACAGAACTGTCTCCTCGGAGATGAGGAAGACACCTTGGATATCGTGAAGGCCATCAAGAAAGTTGCCACCTACTACCAGTCACTTGACAATTGA
- the trxA gene encoding thioredoxin: MSDNISEFSDSNFQAEVLDSLLPVLVDFWAEWCAPCRVVNPIVEEIAGEYEGKVKVGKVNVDHNPDTAMKYGIRSIPSFIVFKDGAVSDQIVGAVPKRNIKQVLDKALD; this comes from the coding sequence ATGAGTGATAACATATCCGAATTCAGTGACAGTAATTTTCAGGCAGAAGTCCTTGATTCCTTGCTTCCGGTTCTGGTTGATTTCTGGGCCGAGTGGTGTGCTCCATGCCGGGTGGTTAATCCTATAGTGGAGGAGATTGCCGGAGAGTATGAGGGGAAGGTGAAAGTGGGAAAGGTGAACGTTGACCATAATCCCGATACCGCGATGAAGTACGGGATAAGGAGTATCCCCAGTTTCATAGTTTTCAAGGATGGTGCCGTCTCAGATCAAATCGTCGGGGCGGTACCCAAACGTAATATCAAACAGGTTTTGGACAAGGCTCTAGACTAA